ATCCTGGGGTGGGACTGCTTTGACAGGTATTCAGCAAAGCACTCACCAAAACCACAGATAGCATCCCTAGTGTGGGCCGGACCTGGGACCCCACAGCTGTCCTGGAGAGGTCTGGACCATCCCACCCTCGGGGAGGCTGCCGCTTTCCCTGGGTGAGGTGTGGAGCTGCTGTGAGCTGTCCTCTTCCGAGCCCAGGTGGCATCACCTCCAGCTGCTAGAAATGCCCTGCCTCTTGCCACTCTGTCACAatacccttcctggcctctgaaGGGAGCCTCCTCGATCGTCCTCAATCCCTTCCTGATTGATCCCAATTTGGGTGCCCTGAAGAGGGGCCACCAAGATGGCTGCCAAGACCATGCTTGGAGAGCCCAGCTTGCTACTCCTCCCAGCCGGCATCCAGGCATCTGTTCCACCAGGAGGGAGGCAGCTGCTCCCACAGGGCACCAGGCAGACGCTAGCAGCACCCATGAAATCCAAGGAAGGGAGCCCCGAGGTTTTGCCCCAGCACTGGGCCAGCACAGACGGCAGGATAGTGTCTTGGCCCCAGTGTAGGCTGAGCATTTCACTTGGCTAAAGGGAATCTTTGCCATTTGGCAACTTCTCCAAGCTAGGCTTTGGCACCTGGAGGGCAAGGCTTCTGTGGTGAGTGAGGGTGCCGCTTCTAGGAGGTGGTTACGAGCCCCAGGTTGTACCCTGTGGAGCCTCAGGCCAAAGGCCCAGATGACCACGAGTGCTCATCTCTTGACCAGAAGTCTTTCATCAAGCAGCAGCTAGGGGGTCTGCAGAGAGGAAGGTGCTCTTCTGAGGATCATCTTTGGGAAAGGGCACTGGCCTGGGCATGCAAGGAGCTTCTGGGGGTGagtgtgtggcccaggctgcttGGGCCACTGTCTTCCTGCAGCCTGCAGCACCGGtctctgaagcaggaggatctacAGGTAGACCTAGGGGGATGTGGAGGCACATGTGTGGACATGCCATCACATCTTGGTAGATTCCGTGCAGTCACAGTGGCCACGGTTGTCGTCGGGGCCAGGCAGGGGCCGTCGAGGGACGGTGGGCCGGCCACTGCGGAAGCTGTGCAGGGAGAGGCGCAGGGAGCCCAGGCGCTTCCAGAGCCGGAGCTGGGGCTCACTGGGGCTCCCGGGGTGGTGGGGCATGCATTCGCGAGCCCTGCGGCGGCTCTGGTCCAGAGCAGCCGGCTTGCAGAGCGTCATGAACAGCAGACAGGTGGCCAGCAGAAGGAAGATGCAGGCCAGGGCAATGAGCATGGGGAGGGGGTCGGTTGCCTCTGCAAGGGTCCCGGGGCTGACGGGAGCTGAGAGAAAGGCGAGGGGGCTGATGGCTGGGGAGCTGGCGAGGCTGGGGCCCTCTGTGCTCATGGCTCCTGCAACAGCAACAAGACAGAAGCTCAAAGGCAGATCAGCTGGACCCAGGGCAGCGGGTATAGGGAAGACTTACCTAGGGAACATGGATGGGGGCGAGGCACTGTTAAACTGGACAGCATCATGGCCACATCACAGGTTAGGACAGGGAGGTCCAGAGACATGACAAGTCTGAGTGCAAACACAGCTGAGCAGTGATGGAGCTGGGCCCAAGCTCAGACCCCTCTTCCTGCTCCACCCCCTGCCCATCTGCCACAGAGACAAGAGGGCGGTGCCTGTCTGCATTTTCAAATCAATCCTCATGAATCATCATAGGGTCTTAGGTCTGGAAACTTAAGACCAATTCCTCCAATAACTTGTTCTGTGGCCAGGAGCCAGTTATGGATGGTAAGAGGCCGCAGCTGCCAGGGTGCCCAGCAGTTATCTAATACCAAAGCTGCAAACTGGGGGCCCATGGGTGTGTTTAATTGGGTCCTTGCCGTGTTTTTATCAATttaattgtgaatattttcaaaataataacagatttCACAAAAATATATGGGTGCCTGAATTCTCTTGAAATGTCAGAATTTCACCACTGGCATTGGCCCATGTTCCTGCCTCATTCTGGTTTCTGGGGCTGAGCAGCCGCTGCCCCCTGTAGACAGGGCACTGACCTCCAGCTCCCCACCCTCCCCTACAGGCCCACCACACACTTTATTTCACCTGCCTGGCCCTGTGGGGATTCCTGTGGCTGCTTCCCCATGCAGTCCAAC
This genomic stretch from Nomascus leucogenys isolate Asia chromosome 18, Asia_NLE_v1, whole genome shotgun sequence harbors:
- the C18H10orf105 gene encoding uncharacterized protein C10orf105 homolog, encoding MSTEGPSLASSPAISPLAFLSAPVSPGTLAEATDPLPMLIALACIFLLLATCLLFMTLCKPAALDQSRRRARECMPHHPGSPSEPQLRLWKRLGSLRLSLHSFRSGRPTVPRRPLPGPDDNRGHCDCTESTKM